From a region of the Oncorhynchus mykiss isolate Arlee chromosome 32, USDA_OmykA_1.1, whole genome shotgun sequence genome:
- the LOC110489255 gene encoding zinc finger MYM-type protein 4 isoform X1, with protein sequence MAESQKADQSEHTGEPNKEMKQPSQAGASVDSVGPGASRNNAPTASADGNSGDDATNAVSASTSTIDGAGDAGNSETVKESYVENSKTVEEIITDALLTVGEMASEEDSQRERETASVDGSQTEREPGSVDASQTEREPGSVDASQTEGETDRVDASQTEGETDRVDASQTEGETASVDASQTEGETASVDASQAEGETASVDASQAEGETASVDASQAEGETASVDASQAEGETASVDASQAEGETASVDPSQAEGETASVDPSQAEGETASVDPSQAEGETASVDASQAEGETASVDASQAEGETASVDASQAEGETASVDASQTEREAASVDASQTERETASVDASQTERETASVDASQTERETASVDASQTETATASVDASQTETASADGSQKERKTASVDASETDSADASQTERETASVDASQTERETASADASQAVGETVGSDPPQTVEETGNTNTSQTNGGTDSTYIPLDMGVVDADDEMEVNDIKVEEEQMQEEHNLEGMPVITAVEEGSDMDAFSSNSLDHGDEVEKMDTGTDALTEKQREKPSKTGQVDNTDSMPSIVDTEDTEQPAEQTSFVEAGGSSPPMEGDHSEDVKPFHPSPTSSEAFLPQNSKGSDSPAGLENGVTGQPVKVVDSAQPTAEPVSTSVDTLSMVNVKDEPVDEEYDQALAPVVLTEGIKDEPDAAEELKISNVFSVGGAPTPIATSIPVTSLSKTVMPPLTPAASSIPPLMPMAMRVACSACNKVLLKGQTAYQRKGSSDLFCSTSCLTSYSPPSVVKTTAPCPAKKPCHYCLKEIANPKDVITAPVDTMGTVKDFCSQTCLSSFNFKRNSAVSTLSSSLSTMTGAVKCSMCKKACISKHEVIFQGSMHRLCSEVCFTRFRSTNKLSMNSCQSCNNYCYGKVTVLVMQGVNKTFCSAGCVTTFKQKAKKSVACTMCRNFRAPVEMVDSADSDGKLEMFCSTGCVTAHKVQTVSSSGAQVECNTCGQKTVPSFHLAMSDGSIRNFCTMNCVVTFQDQFNKSNSQSQMNVTPGTGTTAPPAAPGQTRDRGSQGTRLPCFQCHRLFSSKPELIQFKDKMVFLCSVNCSEEYRKINYEMARCEYCKIEKPAKEVKRINNRDYTFCSEGCKLLYKHDLTKRWGKHCRTCAYCASTAQEAVTGQYGGKVEEFCSDECKSHYTLLFCQVAKCDACERQGKLIETLPMLGEVKHFCNLQCLLDFCSLQTQGKPQGQKVAISIAQSPSSTTTATSVSDPVIANVVSLASSPIGQPNYTTALQGTVPRRHVKYVGNASTQTQAPRAPPPKVQKNKALLCKPMVQNKGIMCKPNFTTSGCQTDDNFPKVIVVPVPVPVYVPVPMNLYTQYAPQPVGLPIPLPVPMFLPVTLDNAERIVETIQDIKEKIPSDPFEADLILMAEMVAEEGREKSPQRPPERPAPAVQDDMRSLPRLSTIDSSFLTLIVDQGSTYSGDLDTEELSNFLTSWHDEPPPTPGVSSRHSRPYAHETLRPIMDIHTPITPPPPIMDIEADFPVQTLELMAHWRDQERDRSPSPPPSPPRRRARRKARDGLPQKKKRRKSKAAETASVVASLGEAQSDVVPGEPPKLQHMYGVDAWKRWVQWSKTQPDLEKPRFGSRPMEIKEDVLKCTTAELGYGLCRFICEVKRPNGESYSQDSLFYLCLGIQQYLFQNGRMENIFTDLFYGKFTLEITKLLKGFKPTITASGYLHSRVEEEYLWDCKQLGAYSPIVLLNTLLFFCTKFFQFKTVAQHRQLSFAHVMRCTKSIHDNTKSNFLRFYPPIPKKDLATETAADVDGVAAKRKRDDEEKEEVLEMMENSENPLRCPVRLYEFYLSKCSDSVKQRTNVFFLLPERSCVPNSPMWFSSQGLDDHTLDTMLTRILTVREIHLGDPQRNKPQSKDPEWVPDQHDDNSD encoded by the exons ATGGCTGAATCACAGAAAGCGGACCAGTCAGAG CATACAGGCGAGCCAAACAAGGAGATGAAGCAGCCATCTCAGGCAGGAGCATCAGTGGATTCTGTGGGCCCAGGAGCATCACGCAACAACGCACCAACAGCCTCGGCAGATGGAAACAGTGGGGATGATGCTACCAATGCAGTCAGTGCAAGTACCTCAACCATAGACGGGGCAGGGGATGCTGGTAATTCAGAAACTGTGAAGGAATCCTATGTAGAGAATTCAAAGACAGTGGAAGAAATTATAACAGATGCCTTGCTGACTGTGGGAGAAATGGCCAGTGAAGAGGattcacagagagaaagagaaacagccAGTGTAGATGGTTCACAGACGGAAAGAGAACCAGGCAGTGTAGATGCTTCACAGACGGAAAGAGAACCAGGCAGTGTAGATGCTTCACAGACAGAAGGAGAAACGGACCGTGTGGATGCTTCACAGACGGAAGGAGAAACAGACCGTGTGGATGCTTCACAGACGGAAGGAGAAACAGCCAGTGTGGATGCTTCACAGACGGAAGGAGAAACGGCCAGTGTGGATGCTTCACAGGCGGAAGGAGAAACGGCCAGTGTGGATGCTTCACAGGCGGAAGGAGAAACGGCCAGTGTGGATGCTTCACAGGCGGAAGGAGAAACGGCCAGTGTGGATGCTTCACAGGCGGAAGGAGAAACGGCCAGCGTGGATGCTTCACAGGCGGAAGGAGAAACGGCCAGCGTGGATCCTTCACAGGCGGAAGGAGAAACGGCCAGCGTGGATCCTTCCCAGGCGGAAGGAGAAACGGCCAGCGTGGATCCTTCCCAGGCGGAAGGAGAAACGGCCAGCGTGGATGCTTCACAGGCGGAAGGAGAAACGGCTAGCGTGGATGCTTCACAGGCGGAAGGAGAAACGGCTAGCGTGGATGCTTCACAGGCGGAAGGAGAAACGGCCAGCGTGGATGCTTCACAGACGGAAAGAGAAGCGGCCAGCGTGGATGCTTCACAGACGGAAAGAGAAACGGCCAGCGTGGATGCTTCACAGACGGAAAGAGAAACGGCCAGCGTGGATGCTTCACAGACGGAAAGAGAAACGGCCAGCGTGGATGCTTCACAGACTGAAACAGCAACGGCCAGCGTGGATGCTTCACAGACTGAAACAGCAAGTGCAGATGGTTCACAGAAGGAAAGAAAAACAGCCAGCGTAGATGCTTCAGAAACAGACAGTGCAGACGCTTCACAGACGGAAAGAGAAACGGCCAGCGTGGATGCTTCACAGACGGAAAGAGAAACAGCCAGTGCGGATGCTTCGCAGGCAGTCGGAGAAACCGTTGGCTCAGATCCACCCCAGACTGTGGAAGAAACAGGCAATACAAATACTTCACAAACTAATGGTGGAACAGACAGCACATACATACCTCTGGACATGGGAGTGGTGGATGCTGATGATGAGATGGAGGTCAATGATATCAAAGTGGAGGAGGAACAGATGCAGGAGGAACACAACTTGGAGGGGATGCCTGTGATAACTGCTGTGGAAGAGGGAAGCGACATGGACGCTTTTAGCAGCAACTCCCTGGATCATGGGGATGAAGTGGAGAAGATGGACACCGGGACAGATGCACTGACAGAGAAGCAACGAGAGAAGCCCAGTAAGACCGGGCAAGTGGACAACACTGATTCCATGCCTTCTATTGTGGATACAG AGGACACCGAGCAACCTGCTGAGCAGACCAGCTTTGTGGAGGCTGGCGGCTCGTCTCCACCTATGGAGGGGGACCATTCTGAAGATGTCAAACCATTTCACCCCAGTCCCACCTCTAGCGAAGCTTTTCTCCCACAGAACAGTAAAG GCTCTGACAGTCCTGCAGGGCTGGAGAATGGAGTGACAGGACAGCCAGTCAAAGTTGTGGAT TCTGCCCAGCCGACAGCAGAGCCTGTGTCCACCAGCGTTGACACCCTCTCCATGGTGAATGTGAAGGATGAGCCAGTAGATGAGGAGTATGACCAGGCCCTGGCTCCAGTCGTCCTCACAGAGGGcatcaaggatgaaccagacgcaGCGGAG GAGTTGAAAATCAGTAACGTCTTCTCTGTGGGCGGCGCCCCTACCCCAATCG CCACATCCATACCAGTGACCTCCCTCTCCAAGACTGTAATGCCTCCCTTGACCCCGGCcgcctcctccatccctccgctGATGCCCATGGCTATGCGGGTGGCCTGCTCGGCCTGTAACAAGGTGTTACTGAAGGGCCAAACAGCCTACCAGAGGAAGGGCTCCTCGGACCTCTTCTGCTCCACGTCCTGCCTCACCTCCTATAGTCCACCGTCTGTCGTCAAGACGACTGCCCCATGCCCAGCCAAGAAACCCTGCCACTACTGCCTCAA GGAGATTGCAAACCCCAAGGACGTGATCACAGCTCCTGTGGACACCATGGGCACGGTGAAGGACTTCTGTAGCCAGACCTGCCTCTCCTCCTTCAACTTCAAGAGGAACTCTGccgtctccaccctctcctcctccctctccaccatGACTGGGGCCGTCAAGTGCAGCATGTGCAAAAAGGCCTGCATT AGTAAACACGAGGTGATCTTCCAGGGCAGCATGCACAGGCTGTGCAGCGAGGTGTGCTTCACGCGCTTCCGCTCCACCAACAAGCTGTCCATGAACAGCTGTCAGAGCTGCAACAACTACTGCTATGGCAAGGTCACCGTGCTGGTCATGCAGGGGGTCAATAAGACCTTCTGCAGCGCCGGCTGTGTCACCACCTTCAAACAG AAAGCTAAGAAGTCTGTGGCGTGTACTATGTGCCGCAACTTCCGCGCACCGGTGGAGATGGTCGACAGCGCCGACTCTGATGGCAAGCTGGAGATGTTCTGCTCTACTGGCTGTGTTACAGCCCACAAAGTACAGACCGTCAGCTCCTCAG GTGCTCAGGTAGAGTGCAACACCTGTGGTCAGAAGACGGTGCCCTCCTTCCACCTGGCCATGTCGGACGGCTCCATCCGGAACTTCTGCACCATGAACTGTGTCGTCACCTTTCAG GATCAGTTCAATAAGAGCAACTCCCAGAGCCAGATGAACGTGACCCCAGGCACAGGGACCACAGCTCCCCCCGCGGCCCCGGGCCAGACCAGGGACAGGGGATCCCAAGGGACCAGACTGCCCTGCTTCCAGTGCCACCGCCTCTTCTCCTCCAAGCCCGAGCTCATTCAGTTCAAG GATAAGATGGTATTCCTCTGTTCAGTAAATTGCTCCGAGGAATACAGAAAGATCAACTATGAGATGGCGCGCTGCGAGTACTGCAAGATTGAGAAGCCAGCCAAGGAGGTCAAGAGAATCAACAATAGGGACTACACCTTCTGCAGTGAAG GCTGTAAGCTGCTATACAAGCACGACCTGACCAAGCGCTGGGGGAAACACTGCAGAACCTGTGCCTACTGCGCCTCTACCGCGCAGGAGGCCGTCACGGGCCAGTACGGAGGCAAGGTGGAGGAGTTCTGCTCGGATGAGTGCAAGTCCCACTACACCCTGCTCTTCTGTCAG GTGGCCAAGTGTGACGCGTGCGAGCGCCAGGGGAAGCTGATTGAGACCCTGCCGATGCTGGGCGAGGTGAAGCACTTCTGCAACCTCCAGTGTCTGCTCGACTTCTGCAGCCTCCAGACCCAGGGCAAGCCCCAGGGCCAAAAGG TGGCCATCTCAATCGCTCAATCCCCCTCCAGTACTACCACTGCTACGAGCGTGTCTGATCCCGTCATCGCCAACGTAGTCTCACTAGCCAGCTCCCCCATTGGCCAGCCCAACTACACCACTGCTCTGCAAG GGACTGTTCCAAGAAGACATGTGAAGTATGTTGGAAAT GCCAGCACACAGACTCAGGCCCCTCGGGCCCCTCCACCCAAGGTTCAGAAGAACAAGGCACTACTCTGTAAACCTATGGTCCAGAACAAGGGCATCATGTGTAAACCCAACTTCACCACCTCAGGGTGCCAGACAG ATGACAATTTCCCCAAGGTGATCGTAGTGCCTGTCCCAGTACCGGTGTATGTTCCAGTCCCCATGAACCTGTACACCCAGTACGCCCCCCAGCCTGTTGGACTCCCCATACCG CTGCCCGTGCCCATGTTCCTGCCGGTGACTCTGGACAACGCTGAGCGCATCGTGGAGACCATCCAGGACATCAAGGAGAAGATCCCCTCTGACCCGTTTGAGGCAGACCTCATCCTCATGGCCGAGATGGTAGccgaggaggggagggagaagtcCCCGCAGCGACCCCCTGAAAGGCCAGCCCCAGCAGTACAAGATG ATATGAGAAGTTTGCCTCGCCTCTCTACTATAGATTCTTCTTTTTTAACCCTTATTGtag ACCAGGGAAGCACCTACAGTGGAGACCTGGACACAGAAGAATTGAGTAACTTCCTCACCTCTTGGCACGACGAGCCACCTCCCACCCCCGGCGTCTCCTCACGCCACAGTCGACCCTATGCCCACGAGACGCTCCGACCCATCATGGACATCCACACCCCCatcacacccccacccccaatcATGGACATAGAGGCTGACTTCCCTGTCC AAACCCTGGAGCTGATGGCCCATTGGAGGGATCAGGAGAGGGATCGAAGTCCCagtcctccaccttctcctccacgACGAAGAGCCAGAAGGAAAGCTCGGGATGGCTTGCCACAGAAGAAAAAG AGGCGCAAGTCGAAAGCAGCAGAGACTGCGTCAGTGGTGGCGTCACTGGGTGAGGCGCAGAGTGACGTGGTGCCCGGCGAGCCCCCTAAACTGCAGCACATGTACGGGGTGGACGCCTGGAAGAGATGGGTCCAGTGGAGCAAGACCCAGCCTGACCTGGAGAAGCCTCGTTTTGGCT CGCGACCAATGGAGATTAAAGAGGATGTTTTAAAGTGCACTACAGCAGAGCTGGGCTACGGTCTCTGTCGGTTTATTTGTGAAGTCAAACGACCCAACGGAGAGTCCTACAGCCAGGACAGTCTGTTCTATCTCTGCCTCGGCATCCAGCAG TACTTATTTCAGAATGGGCGAATGGAGAACATATTCACTGATCTCTTCTATGGCAAGTTCACCCTGGAGATCACCAAGCTGCTGAAAGGCTTCAAACCTACCATAACAGCCAGTG gctACCTGCACTCGCGGGTGGAGGAGGAGTACCTGTGGGACTGTAAACAGCTGGGGGCCTACTCTCCCATCGTGCTGCTCAACACGCTGCTCTTCTTCTGCACCAAGTTCTTCCAGTTCAAGACGGTGGCCCAGCACCGCCAGCTCTCCTTCGCCCACGTTATGCGCTGCACCAAGTCCATCCACGACAACACCAAGTCCAACTTCCTGCGCTTCTACCCGCCCATCCCCAAGAAAGACCTAGCTACTGAGACAGCAG cgGATGTAGATGGTGTGGCAGCGAAGAGGAAAAGGGATgacgaggagaaagaggaggtgctggagatgatggaGAACAGTGAGAATCCCCTCCGCTGTCCTGTCCGATTGTACGAGTTCTACCTTTCCAAGTG ctcGGACTCGGTAAAGCAGCGCACTAACGTGTTCTTCCTGCTCCCGGAGCGCTCGTGCGTCCCCAACAGCCCCATGTGGTTCTCCTCCCAGGGCCTGGACGACCACACCTTGGACACCATGCTGACACGCATCCTCACCGTCAGGGAGATTCATCTGGGAGACCCCCAGAGGAACAAGCCCCAGTCCAAGGACCCTGAGTGGGTCCCCGACCAACACGACGACAACTCGGATTGA